One Aegilops tauschii subsp. strangulata cultivar AL8/78 chromosome 7, Aet v6.0, whole genome shotgun sequence genomic window carries:
- the LOC109787084 gene encoding cytochrome P450 93G2 yields MTADEVETWVRAMESVGVIADSAAPLLLAAVVAVFLAGTLVRRHGGHAKNGRLPPSPVALPLIGHLHLIREPPHRAFHRILARHGPLVHLRLGPSTHCVVVGSADAARDVLKFEGSIPERPQTAVTRQLAYGASGFAFAPYGPHWRFMKRLCMSELLGPRTIDLLRPVRAAELAGVMGAAAAAAASREALDVSGQLIRLSNNAMMRMVASALPGDMADLARDCAKQVAELVGAFNLEDYVALFRGWDLQGLSRRTRGVHARFDALLESIIRAKEKQRRDGADGGKTKDLLDILMDAAADPAAEVKLTRDNIKAFVLDIFTAGSDTTATTVEWMLAELLTHPDCMRKLRAELDAVVGRSRVVGEPDVAQMPYLQAVLKETLRLRPPAVIAHREAVEPIRVRGYTIPAGTSVFFNIYSIGRDAAWWEDPLEFRPERFMPGGAGEGVDPKGQHPQLMPFGSGRRACPGMGMALLAVPAFLAALVQCFDWEVPAPPLDMEEGEGLVIPRKQPLLLRPTLRLGHLPLP; encoded by the exons ATGACCGCGGACGAGGTAGAGACGTGGGTGCGTGCCATGGAGTCAGTGGGAGTGATCGCCGACAGTGCAGCGCCTCTGCTCCTCGCGGCCGTCGTCGCCGTCTTCCTCGCCGGTACGCTGGTCAGGAGGCATGGCGGGCATGCCAAGAACGGCCGCCTCCCCCCGAGCCCCGTGGCGCTGCCGCTGATCGGCCACCTCCACCTGATCCGCGAGCCCCCGCACCGCGCCTTCCACCGCATCCTCGCCCGCCACGGCCCGCTCGTCCACCTCCGCCTCGGCCCCTCCACGCACTGCGTCGTCGTCGGCTCCGCGGACGCCGCCCGCGACGTGCTCAAGTTCGAGGGCAGCATCCCGGAGCGCCCCCAGACGGCCGTCACGCGGCAGCTCGCCTACGGCGCCTCCGGCTTCGCCTTCGCGCCCTACGGCCCGCACTGGCGCTTCATGAAGCGCCTCTGCATGTCGGAGCTGCTCGGCCCGCGCACCATCGACCTGCTCCGCCCTGTCCGCGCCGCCGAGCTCGCCGGCGTCATGGGGGCGGCCGCCGCGGCGGCCGCGAGCCGCGAGGCGCTGGACGTGAGCGGGCAGCTCATCCGGCTGTCCAACAACGCCATGATGCGGATGGTCGCCAGCGCGCTGCCCGGCGACATGGCCGACCTGGCCCGCGACTGCGCCAAGCAGGTGGCGGAGCTGGTCGGCGCCTTCAACCTCGAGGACTACGTGGCGCTGTTCCGCGGCTGGGACCTGCAGGGGCTGTCCCGGCGGACGCGCGGCGTGCACGCCCGGTTCGACGCGCTGCTCGAGTCCATCATCCGGGCCAAGGAGAAGCAGCGGCGCGACGGGGCCGACGGGGGCAAGACCAAGGACCTGCTCGACATCCTCATGGACGCCGCCGCGGACCCGGCCGCCGAGGTCAAGCTCACCCGGGACAACATCAAGGCGTTCGTCCTC GACATCTTCACGGCCGGGTCGGACACGACGGCGACGACCGTGGAGTGGATGCTGGCGGAGCTGCTGACCCACCCGGACTGCATGCGGAAGCTGCGGGCGGAGCTGGACGCCGTGGTGGGGAGGTCCCGGGTGGTGGGCGAGCCGGACGTGGCGCAGATGCCGTACCTGCAGGCGGTGCTCAAGGAGACGCTGCGGCTGCGGCCGCCGGCGGTGATCGCGCACCGGGAGGCGGTGGAGCCGATCCGCGTGCGCGGGTACACCATCCCGGCCGGGACGTCCGTCTTCTTCAACATCTACTCCATCGGGCGCGACGCGGCGTGGTGGGAGGACCCGCTGGAGTTCCGGCCGGAGCGGTTCATGCCGGGCGGGGCCGGCGAGGGCGTGGACCCCAAGGGGCAGCACCCGCAGCTGATGCCGTTCGGGAGCGGCCGGCGCGCGTGCCCCGGCATGGGCATGGCCCTGCTGGCCGTGCCGGCGTTCCTGGCGGCCCTGGTGCAGTGCTTCGACTGGGAGGTGCCCGCCCCGCCGCTGGACATGGAGGAGGGCGAGGGGCTCGTCATCCCGAGGAAGCAGCCGCTGCTGCTCCGGCCGACGCTCCGCCTCGGCCATCTGCCCCTGCCCTAG
- the LOC109757219 gene encoding protein FAR1-RELATED SEQUENCE 6 → MEEEGYSTESSNEGDVQEDGDKEKTLAEGDVLKPVDMDPEWIPKVGMVFDSEEDAFQFYVAYGRRFGFGITRRSNNTFDGFRYRSTFICSKGGQSRLRSGVTRPARKRGTKTGCKAKIIVKDAHFQNRWEVIVLELEHNHPLDPGSIKYKKHLESIPFSLNPPRLSEAPQSSSVVGHSSSFGDSGIPSSAQIEIKTKIDRNRKLKLAEGDLEALVSFFNDMQDRNPCFFHSLDMNEQGQLRNVFWADAKSRSSYNYFGDVVAINVTNFSDQYDIQFVSFVGTNHHAQPLLLGCGLLAGRSLGAYVWLFDTWLRCMNATPPPSIITNYCHDVAIAVKKVFPNSRHRFCLWHILNELPEKLAGMEKKDEVISTFSTLAYDSVTTLDFDKEWQEMAHQFQLEGNEWLSKLYEVRAQWAPAYVKDFFWAGMSVTDRSDSATDYFDGWLTSGTSVKMFVEQYEAAVRTKLEKETYEDLQSSQMRPHLMTGLPVEEQAAKMYTMEIFQTFLNELGRSFHCNYSILDRSDSVVTYIVSEHVNQTKVDYKVAYDNAEDDIWCFCRLFQFKGILCRHALTVLRQELVPMIPSKYIIHRWCKDCKLTCSSMSRDVSLSTQELGGYDDLYKLGHQYFAEVVELGSVNSESKDYALSVMREIRDKVISYEKSLRDQRVDSQVSTANFAYNPVNEDFTDDALPISLSTKGWDLIQGQSKRSRKKKLTTPTVLDTLKKKTKRAYNKRRNATANNLCTTVTATDSITESANVQEDQVNEGWPLTSSGAPDTFPYGVETISFDLTQYNNAPSFHWPESSSRSQLQ, encoded by the exons ATGGAAGAGGAAGGCTATAGCACCGAATCATCCAATGAAGGAGACGTGCAAGAAGATGGTGACAAGGAGAAAACCCTTGCTGAGGGCGATGTCTTGAAGCCGGTTGATATGGATCCAGAATGGATACCTAAAGTAGGGATGGTATTCGACTCAGAGGAAGACGCCTTTCAGTTCTATGTCGCATATGGGCGCCGCTTTGGTTTTGGTATCACAAGGAGATCTAACAACACCTTTGATGGTTTCCGCTATCGCTCTACCTTCATATGCTCTAAAGGAGGGCAATCTAGGCTGAGATCTGGTGTCACAAGGCCTGCAAGAAAGCGAGGCACAAAGACTGGCTGCAAGGCTAAGATCATTGTCAAGGACGCCCATTTTCAGAATCGCTGGGAAGTTATTGTTCTCGAGTTGGAGCATAACCATCCACTGGATCCCGGTTCGATTAAATATAAGAAGCATTTAGAGAGCATCCCTTTCTCTCTAAATCCACCTCGTTTGTCTGAGGCGCCACAGAGTAGCTCAGTTGTTGGACATTCTAGTAGTTTTGGAGATAGTGGCATACCTTCGTCTGCCCAGATTGAAATCAAGACCAAGATAGACAGAAATAGGAAACTGAAGCTTGCTGAAGGAGATTTAGAGGCATTAGTGAGTTTTTTCAACGACATGCAAGACCGAAACCCGTGTTTCTTTCACAGTTTGGACATGAATGAGCAAGGACAGCTAAGGAATGTCTTCTGGGCCGATGCCAAATCACGTAGTTCTTACAATTACTTTGGTGATGTGGTTGCTATTAATGTCACAAACTTCAGTGATCAGTATGATATACAGTTTGTGTCATTTGTGGGCACTAACCACCACGCTCAACCACTGTTACTAGGGTGTGGTTTGCTTGCTGGTAGATCTCTTGGAGCTTACGTGTGGCTTTTTGATACATGGTTAAGATGCATGAATGCCACGCCACCACCTTCAATAATTACCAACTATTGTCATGATGTTGCAATAGCTGTTAAAAAGGTTTTCCCCAATTCACGGCACCGCTTTTGCCTTTGGCACATTTTAAATGAGCTTCCTGAGAAGTTGGCCGGAATGGAAAAGAAGGATGAAGTGATTTCTACTTTCAGCACATTGGCCTATGACTCAGTTACTACTCTTGATTTTGACAAAGAGTGGCAAGAAATGGCACATCAATTTCAGTTGGAGGGAAATGAATGGCTGTCCAAATTATACGAGGTCAGGGCGCAGTGGGCTCCTGCTTATGTGAAGGATTTTTTTTGGGCGGGAATGTCCGTCACAGACAGAAGTGACAGTGCAACCGACTATTTTGATGGGTGGTTGACGTCTGGTACGTCTGTGAAAATGTTTGTTGAGCAGTATGAGGCAGCTGTTAGAACTAAGTTAGAAAAGGAAACCTATGAGGATTTGCAATCGTCTCAGATGAGGCCACACTTGATGACTGGATTGCCTGTTGAGGAGCAAGCAGCAAAGATGTACACAATGGAGATATTTCAAACTTTCTTGAATGAATTAGGGCGTTCATTTCACTGCAACTATAGTATACTTGATCGGAGTGATTCAGTAGTTACATACATAGTATCAGAGCATGTAAATCAAACAAAGGTGGACTACAAAGTTGCTTATGACAATGCTGAAGATGATATATGGTGCTTCTGCCGCTTGTTTCAATTTAAAGGTATATTGTGCAGACATGCTCTCACTGTACTGAGGCAGGAGCTTGTACCGATGATTCCATCAAAATACATCATTCATCGCTGGTGCAAGGATTGTAAACTAACTTGTTCTTCCATGTCCCGGGACGTCTCATTAAGTACTCAGGAATTGGGAGGTTATGATGATCTCTACAAACTAGGCCACCAATACTTTGCAGAAGTTGTGGAACTGGGTTCTGTGAACTCAGAATCAAAAGATTATGCTTTGTCAGTCATGAGGGAGATCAGGGATAAAGTGATTTCTTATGAGAAGTCATTGAGAGATCAAAGGGTTGACAGCCAAGTTTCAACTGCCAACTTTGCATATAATCCAGTGAATGAGGATTTCACTGATGATGCATTACCCATTTCTCTTAGTACGAAGGGCTGGGATCTCATTCAAGGTCAGTCAAAACGTTCTCGCAAGAAGAAACTGACGACACCAACAGTTCTTGATACCCTGAAAAAGAAAACTAAAAGGGCCTATAACAAGAGGAGGAATGCCACTGCGAACAACCTATGCACAACGGTCACCGCAACTGACAGCATAACAGAAAGCGCAAAT GTTCAGGAAGATCAAGTAAATGAGGGATGGCCATTAACATCTAGTGGTGCACCAGATACCTTCCCATACGGA GTGGAGACCATATCTTTCGATTTGACACAATACAACAATGCGCCAAGCTTCCATTGGCCTGAAAGCAGCAGCAGATCTCAGCTTCAGTGA